A window of the Microbulbifer aggregans genome harbors these coding sequences:
- a CDS encoding prolyl oligopeptidase family serine peptidase encodes MKKQLMALAAGALTCAAAFATGDYPETKTVAQKDGYFGTEVSDPYRWLEDLESESVDKWVATQNEFSLPTLKELPGWQKINDRLTELWQYEQYGVPYKKAGKVFYEYNDGTWDQSIFYRTQDLRKEKPSAILDPRKLSEDGTIAAKRYAVSPEGRYLAYGTSDGGTDWTDYHVRDLDTGKDLEDVLTGIKFSGVSWAKDESGFYYSRYPFNADGSADDSKQVAVYFHKLGQPQSADELVYEITDHPTRNPDAQLSDDENYLVFTIFDGYDSNAVYLRDLREKNGKVVRLLDDWDALYTYLGNSGKTFFFETNADAANGRVIAVDLDKPGRENWKELVGEKKNALQSASLVGERLVLHYLEDAKSKVVVTDLAGKQQYELKLPGMGTVEGFYGEPDDPETYYAFSNFLTPPAIYKLDVQTGESEKVKTPDYPADFSDFTVSQHFFKSKDGTRVPMFLVHRKDMKRDGSNPTLLYGYGGFNAAQLPQFYTRFAGWLDMGGTLAMVNLRGGSEYGADWHKAGTKTQKQNVFDDFIAAAEWLIDEKVTSKEKLAIMGRSNGGLLVGATMVQRPDLFAAALPIVGVLDMLRYHTASANARQWSSDYGLSENKEEFEALHAYSPVHNTEKGKCYPATLITTADRDDRVVPWHSYKFAAALQRDQGCENPIYLAVETRAGHGAGKPVWMQVEDFTNQYAFLADQLGMDID; translated from the coding sequence ATGAAGAAACAACTGATGGCACTGGCTGCTGGCGCCTTGACCTGTGCGGCAGCGTTCGCCACGGGCGACTACCCCGAGACGAAAACAGTGGCCCAGAAAGATGGTTATTTCGGTACAGAGGTGAGTGACCCCTATCGCTGGCTCGAAGACCTCGAATCCGAGTCGGTAGACAAGTGGGTGGCGACCCAGAATGAATTCTCCCTGCCGACCCTGAAAGAGCTGCCGGGCTGGCAGAAGATTAATGACCGCCTGACCGAGCTCTGGCAGTACGAGCAATACGGCGTGCCGTACAAGAAGGCCGGCAAGGTCTTCTACGAATACAACGACGGTACCTGGGACCAGAGCATCTTCTATCGCACCCAGGATCTGCGCAAAGAGAAGCCGAGTGCCATCCTCGACCCACGCAAGCTGAGTGAGGACGGCACAATCGCCGCCAAGCGCTACGCCGTAAGCCCCGAGGGTCGCTACCTGGCCTACGGAACCTCTGATGGCGGCACTGACTGGACCGATTATCATGTCCGCGACCTGGACACCGGCAAGGACCTGGAAGACGTGCTCACCGGGATCAAGTTCAGTGGCGTCAGCTGGGCCAAGGATGAATCCGGTTTTTACTACAGTCGTTATCCGTTCAACGCTGACGGCAGTGCCGATGACAGCAAGCAGGTGGCTGTCTATTTCCACAAGCTGGGTCAGCCGCAGAGTGCCGACGAACTGGTGTACGAGATCACTGATCATCCCACCCGCAACCCCGACGCCCAGTTGAGCGACGATGAGAACTACCTGGTGTTCACTATCTTCGATGGCTATGACAGCAATGCCGTTTACCTGCGCGACCTTCGAGAAAAGAATGGCAAAGTCGTTCGTCTGCTGGATGACTGGGATGCGCTCTATACGTACCTCGGTAACAGCGGCAAAACTTTCTTCTTCGAGACCAATGCCGACGCAGCCAACGGCCGAGTGATCGCCGTCGATCTGGATAAGCCCGGCCGTGAAAACTGGAAAGAACTGGTCGGTGAAAAGAAAAATGCGTTGCAGTCCGCCAGCCTGGTGGGCGAGCGCCTGGTCCTGCACTACCTGGAAGATGCCAAGTCCAAGGTGGTAGTCACCGATCTCGCTGGAAAACAGCAGTACGAATTGAAGCTGCCGGGAATGGGTACCGTCGAAGGCTTCTACGGTGAGCCGGACGATCCGGAGACCTATTACGCATTCAGTAACTTCCTTACGCCGCCGGCGATTTACAAGCTGGACGTACAGACCGGCGAGAGCGAAAAAGTAAAAACACCGGATTACCCGGCAGATTTCTCGGATTTCACTGTCAGCCAGCATTTCTTCAAGAGTAAGGACGGCACCCGTGTGCCCATGTTCCTGGTCCATCGCAAGGACATGAAGCGCGATGGCAGCAACCCGACACTGCTATATGGTTACGGTGGCTTCAATGCCGCCCAGCTGCCCCAGTTCTACACCCGTTTTGCCGGGTGGCTGGATATGGGTGGCACCCTGGCCATGGTTAACCTGCGCGGCGGCAGTGAGTACGGCGCCGACTGGCACAAGGCGGGGACCAAGACGCAGAAGCAGAATGTCTTCGATGACTTCATCGCCGCGGCTGAGTGGCTGATCGATGAAAAGGTCACCTCAAAAGAAAAGCTGGCCATCATGGGACGCTCCAATGGCGGCCTGCTCGTCGGTGCAACCATGGTTCAGCGCCCGGACCTGTTCGCCGCTGCTCTGCCGATTGTGGGGGTGCTGGATATGCTGCGTTACCACACGGCATCCGCCAACGCGCGCCAGTGGTCGAGCGATTACGGCCTGAGCGAAAACAAGGAAGAGTTCGAAGCCCTGCATGCCTACTCACCTGTGCATAACACCGAGAAAGGCAAGTGCTATCCGGCCACACTGATCACCACCGCCGACCGAGACGACCGAGTGGTGCCCTGGCACAGCTATAAATTCGCCGCCGCCCTGCAGCGGGATCAGGGCTGTGAGAATCCGATTTACCTGGCCGTGGAAACCCGCGCGGGCCACGGTGCTGGCAAGCCGGTATGGATGCAGGTGGAGGACTTTACCAATCAGTATGCTTTCCTGGCGGATCAGCTGGGAATGGATATCGACTGA
- the dtd gene encoding D-aminoacyl-tRNA deacylase: protein MKGLIQRVRHASVDVEGETVGAIEHGLLLLLGVEARDDRTTADKLLQKVLHYRVFGDDSGRMNLNVQQAGGGLLVVSQFTLVADTARGLRPSFSKGASPAQAESLYDHFVERARAQLSPVASGVFAADMQVSLLNDGPVTFLLES, encoded by the coding sequence GTGAAAGGATTGATTCAGCGCGTCCGCCACGCGAGTGTGGACGTGGAGGGAGAAACAGTTGGCGCCATCGAACACGGTTTGCTGCTGCTACTGGGCGTAGAGGCCCGGGATGACCGCACCACAGCCGACAAGCTGTTGCAAAAAGTGTTGCACTACCGGGTGTTCGGCGACGACAGCGGCCGCATGAACCTCAACGTGCAGCAGGCCGGCGGCGGACTGCTTGTCGTCAGCCAGTTTACCCTGGTGGCAGACACTGCTCGCGGCCTGCGCCCGAGCTTCAGTAAGGGGGCCAGCCCGGCGCAGGCCGAGAGCCTGTATGACCATTTTGTCGAGCGCGCCCGCGCTCAATTGTCGCCGGTTGCCAGCGGTGTATTCGCCGCCGACATGCAGGTCTCGCTACTGAATGATGGGCCGGTGACTTTCCTGCTGGAATCCTGA
- a CDS encoding aminopeptidase, whose translation MDYQVYNSREQASGGTRWRLAVLLFAFTVLHGCETAGYYAQAATGQVRILAAREPIEDIAAAPETDEKLQQQLTLVQAIRAYASGELKLPVGRAYGAYVKLEDDYPIWNVLAAPEFSLKPKRWCYPIAGCASYRGYFRKASARDKAEELAKEGFDIYLGPVPAYSTLGWFDDPIMSSFVHWPPERLAGLLFHELAHRRVYISGDTQFNESFATAVAQLALPDWRRRQGIDGPAANRIAEAKAVNALMMTTRQRLQEIYDSDRSRAIQRRQKAETLAQLRHCYRELSAGWSYPDRYRAYIEKTNNATLALVSEYQSRVPAFQQLYKESDGWEDFYRNVEQLGQKGKKARNQRLDALAAAYQDSSRKVTGPSFSSETCMSAANTPLATGDN comes from the coding sequence ATGGATTACCAAGTGTATAACAGCAGGGAGCAGGCCAGCGGAGGTACGCGTTGGCGCCTGGCCGTCCTCCTCTTCGCATTCACGGTGCTGCATGGCTGCGAAACCGCCGGGTACTATGCCCAGGCGGCGACGGGCCAGGTACGGATCCTCGCCGCGCGGGAGCCCATCGAGGATATCGCCGCCGCTCCGGAAACGGACGAAAAGCTGCAACAGCAGCTGACTCTGGTGCAGGCCATCCGGGCTTATGCCTCCGGCGAACTGAAACTGCCGGTGGGACGGGCCTACGGCGCCTACGTCAAGCTGGAAGACGACTATCCGATCTGGAACGTGCTGGCGGCACCGGAGTTTTCCCTCAAGCCCAAACGCTGGTGTTATCCCATCGCCGGCTGCGCCAGTTATCGGGGTTATTTCCGCAAGGCTTCGGCCCGTGACAAGGCAGAGGAACTGGCCAAGGAGGGCTTCGATATCTATCTGGGGCCCGTGCCGGCCTACAGCACTCTGGGTTGGTTTGACGACCCGATCATGTCGAGCTTTGTCCACTGGCCACCGGAACGGCTTGCGGGGCTGCTGTTCCACGAGCTGGCCCACCGCAGGGTGTATATCTCGGGTGATACCCAGTTCAATGAGAGCTTTGCCACCGCCGTTGCCCAACTGGCACTACCGGACTGGCGCCGGCGGCAGGGGATCGATGGGCCGGCAGCCAACCGCATCGCCGAGGCGAAAGCAGTCAATGCGTTGATGATGACGACCCGGCAGCGCTTGCAGGAGATTTACGACAGTGACCGGTCCCGGGCGATCCAGCGCCGGCAAAAAGCCGAGACGCTGGCGCAACTGCGTCACTGCTACCGCGAGCTATCCGCCGGCTGGTCCTATCCGGATCGCTACCGCGCCTATATCGAGAAGACCAACAACGCCACGCTGGCATTGGTCTCCGAGTACCAGTCGCGCGTGCCGGCCTTTCAGCAGCTTTACAAGGAAAGTGATGGCTGGGAAGACTTTTACCGCAACGTAGAGCAACTGGGGCAAAAAGGAAAAAAAGCGCGCAATCAGCGGCTCGATGCCCTGGCCGCGGCCTATCAGGATTCCAGCAGGAAAGTCACCGGCCCATCATTCAGTAGCGAGACCTGCATGTCGGCGGCGAATACACCGCTGGCAACCGGCGACAATTGA
- a CDS encoding MliC family protein, with product MLRRVCAALILSLPLLSACEGGGREIDTEIRTINYECADGTRLQVKYGKPESGPSMAMLTFDNKLVPMHQEPAASGVLFVADKGHPNYRWHTKGHSGMLSLRANGEREFEVVLRDCESVQHGSTGESRS from the coding sequence ATGCTACGCCGTGTTTGCGCCGCCCTGATCCTTTCCCTACCGCTCCTCAGCGCCTGTGAGGGTGGGGGCCGCGAAATCGACACCGAGATACGGACCATCAACTACGAGTGCGCGGATGGAACGCGCCTGCAGGTCAAATATGGTAAGCCGGAATCCGGCCCTTCCATGGCCATGCTGACCTTCGACAACAAACTCGTCCCCATGCACCAGGAGCCGGCGGCATCCGGCGTACTGTTCGTTGCCGACAAGGGGCATCCAAATTACCGCTGGCACACCAAGGGCCACTCCGGGATGCTGTCCCTGCGGGCAAACGGTGAGCGGGAATTCGAAGTGGTACTACGTGACTGTGAGAGCGTACAGCATGGCTCTACTGGCGAGTCGCGCTCCTGA
- a CDS encoding DUF3149 domain-containing protein gives MAALIDLFTSFSGLLSLGIIGFILLMAAYITRMVLRKMDEGA, from the coding sequence ATGGCTGCCCTGATTGACCTCTTCACCAGCTTCTCTGGCCTGCTGAGTCTCGGCATTATCGGCTTTATCCTGCTGATGGCCGCCTACATCACCCGCATGGTGTTGCGCAAGATGGACGAGGGCGCCTGA
- a CDS encoding esterase/lipase family protein has protein sequence MGKSHVGCRWAILLAVVALLLGQHGVRAGEPVPCVILLHGLTKDADSMQPLAERLTAAGFLAVNVEFSSRQAGIPELAGPTVGAGLAQCHAANAQPINFVTHSLGGILLRYYYENRPGEGVHRVVMMGPPNNGSRIGDWLDHIPWIKDVNGPSGRQLGTGPTSVPLQLGPAPFELGVIAGSRSRNPIASAILRGKDDGRITVESARLEGMCGFKTLPLTHGEIMADPEAIRQALLFLQRGHFTGATAEAFDCGF, from the coding sequence ATGGGTAAATCCCATGTCGGGTGCCGCTGGGCGATATTGCTCGCAGTCGTCGCATTGCTGCTCGGTCAGCATGGTGTCCGGGCCGGCGAGCCAGTCCCCTGTGTCATCCTGCTGCACGGCCTGACCAAGGACGCGGATAGCATGCAGCCGCTGGCGGAGCGGCTCACCGCGGCGGGCTTCCTGGCCGTCAATGTGGAGTTCTCATCTCGTCAGGCAGGCATCCCCGAACTCGCCGGCCCCACGGTTGGCGCAGGCCTGGCACAGTGCCACGCCGCCAATGCGCAACCCATCAACTTCGTGACCCACTCTCTCGGCGGTATTCTGCTCCGTTACTACTACGAGAATCGCCCTGGCGAAGGGGTGCATCGGGTAGTCATGATGGGGCCGCCCAACAATGGCAGTCGCATCGGCGATTGGCTCGATCACATCCCCTGGATCAAGGACGTCAACGGACCCTCCGGCCGTCAGTTGGGTACGGGTCCTACCAGCGTGCCATTGCAACTGGGGCCGGCGCCGTTCGAACTCGGCGTCATCGCCGGCAGCCGCTCACGCAATCCCATCGCATCCGCCATCCTGCGGGGGAAGGATGACGGTCGCATCACGGTCGAGAGTGCCCGGCTTGAGGGCATGTGCGGGTTCAAGACCCTGCCGCTGACTCACGGCGAGATCATGGCAGACCCGGAGGCCATCCGGCAGGCGCTATTGTTCCTGCAGCGTGGGCACTTTACCGGTGCAACTGCCGAGGCTTTCGATTGCGGTTTCTGA